The Desulfobacteraceae bacterium nucleotide sequence CATCCAGGTGGGGGCCTTTGAGCCGGTCGCGCTGGGCCAGTTTGCGGGCCGCAAATTCCCGGCCGCATTCGCTGCGGATCTGGTCGGTGTCGAACAACCGCTGCCAGGCCGGGATCTCGGGTTCCATTGCCACCCGCCCGCAGTGCAGGACCACCACCCCGGCCTCCAACTCGGCGGCGATCTCCAGGGTGCGGGCGGTCAGGGCAACGGCCCGCCGACGGATCTCTTTTTCGCGGTCCGAGAGGGAGAGCAGATCGCCGCTGGGGCTGAAGCGGGCCATGTCGGCGGGATGGGGGCAGAAATTGTGGACGCTCACCACCGTTAAACCGGCGCGCTTCAAGGCCGCCGGCATCGGCCCGAAGGTTTTGGCGCCGATGCGGTAGTCCAGTTCGACGCCCGCGACCCCATGCCGGGCCACGACCGCCACCAGCTCAGGGCCGTCGCTGAGGGTCGAAGAGCACCACGAGGTGGAAAGGGCGAGCATGCCGGCAATCCTTTTTTTGAGGCGGAATGGGGGGGCGGCGACCGACCCCTGGTCAAGGTGGCGACGTAGCAGATGACGGTCTGGATTTCAAGCGCCGCGTCCCTGCCGAAGGTTCTCCGCAAGATGGCATGCGCCAGGGGCAGCGGAGCCCTTTCCGGCTTTCCCGCACCCTCAAACCCCTTGACTTCCCCGGGGGGCGTTGCGATAAAAAGTTCTTTTACTCCCACCGGCCCGCAGCCCGCGCCGCGGCGGTGACGATCCCATCCAGCGGAGGTTTGCGACCATGACAGCGTCCCCCCAAGCGGCGGCGTTTCGGATTCAGACCGAACCCTACTATCTGCCCGGCGGCAACGAGATCCCGTTGTTCGAGGCGGCCTATGACGCACGTCTGCCCGTGATCCTCAAGGGGCCCACCGGTTGCGGCAAGACCCGCTTCGTGGAGTTCATGGCCTACCGCCTGGCGCGGCCGCTGATCACCGTGGCCTGCCACGAGGACCTGTTCGCCTCGGACCTGATCGGCCGCTACCTGCTCAAAAACGACGAAACGGTCTGGGTCGACGGGCCCCTGACCCTGGCAGTGCGCATCGGCGCCATCTGCTACCTGGACGAGATCGTCGAGGCCCGCAAGGACACTACGGTGGTCATCCACCCGCTGAGCGACAACCGTCGGACCCTGGCCATCGACAAGAAGGGCGAGATCCTGCGGGCGCACCCCGACTTTCTGCTGGTGCTCTCCTACAATCCCGGCTACCAGTCGGTGCTCAAGGACCTCAAGCAGAGCACTCGCCAGCGGTTCGTGGCGCTGGATTTCGACTACCCCACCGCCGACCAGGAGGCCGAGATCGTGGCCCGCGAGGGCGCCGTCGAGCTCGCGACGGCCGCCAAGTTGGTCTCACTGGCCGGCAAGATCCGCAATATCCGCGAGCAGGGCCTGACCGAAGGCGCCAGCACGCGGCTCCTGATCTACGCGGCGCAGCTCATGCGCCGGGGGGTGTCCGTCAAGCAGGCCTGCCGCAGCGCCATCTGCCTGCCGCTGACCGACGACGAGGGCCTGCAGGAGACCCTCTACGATCTCATCGAGGACATTTTCTGATGTCCGCCCACCGCCGTTTCCTGCCATGACCACCACCCCGGATGCCCTCTGCCGCCGGTTGACTGCCGCCAATCCCGAGGCCGCCCGTCAGCTGGCCGCCGAGCTGGAAGGCTTTCCGGGCCCGATCGCCGCCGAGACCGCCAAGTGGCTGCTGGCGGACGTCATCGGGGGCCTGAGCCAGGAAACCGCCCTGGGCCGGACCATCGGCTGGGGATACTGCCGCCTGATCCGGGCGGAGGCGCCCCCGGACCAGGTGGCCGAATACCACCGGCTGGTGACCGAATTCGGTCAGAAGGGCCCGACGGTCGGGACGATCATGGCCGAGCATCTGGCGCGGGTGCTGGCCGTGAATGAGCCGGGGCTGCAGGACCGCTTCCTGACCACCGTGGGGATCATGCTGGCCCAGGGGCCGTTCACCCTCAAGGGCCCCCTGGAAGGGCTGGCGCGGCTGCTCGCCTCCGATGACCGCGACGCCGCGGACGTCTATCTCGGCCTGCTGCGGGACACCTTTTCCCAGGAGCTGACCTATGGCGAGTGCCAGCGCTTCGCCATCGCCCTGCCCAAGGCCCTCCAGGCCCTCGCCCCGGAAAAAAGGCGCTGGCAGCTCCGGCAGCTGCGGCGGGTGGTGCGCACCAGCTTCCGGTTGGCCGAGCCCTACCTGGAGGGCTTCGCCCGCAAGCTTCACCTCTTGTCCGAAACCGCCCTGAACCGCTTCGTCTCCCAAGGCCTCGCCAAGGCCGCCCGCGATGAATCCCTTGCCGCCCGCTACCTGGCCCTGGAGGCCGATTCGGCGGTCACCGATTTCGCCGCCCTGCAGGTGGCCGTGCCGCTCAGCCAGGTCCAGGGGCGCCTGAGCCGCTACCTGCGGGCGCGCACCGGGCTGCCCATCGCCATCCGGCCGCTCTCGGCCCTGGCCGGCCTTCTGACTGCCGGCGGGGTGGAGCCGCCGTTGGTCTGCTCGGACGGCAGGGCGATTTATCTGCCCGATGAGATCAGCCGCTTCAGCAGCCAGGCCGCTAATCTGGATCTTTTCAAAAGCCTGACGCGCCTGGAGGCGGCCTACTACGAACTCGGCACCTATGACTTCGATCTGGAAAAGCTGCGCGATCGCCTGGCCCGGCGACCGGTCCAGGGGTTGCTGGGCGAAGACCTGGAGGTTGTCTTGCCGGCTGGTGACGGCGGGGCCTCGGACCTGGAACGGTTTTTCGATCTGTTTCCACACCCCGGCCTGGCGGCGGATCTTTTCACGGTGTTCGAGCACGGCCGGCTGCGCCTGGCCCTGACGGCCGCCTACCCCGGGCTGGCCCGACGGACGCTGCCGCTGCTGCAGCAGGAGGTCGGGCGCGGGACTCAGGCCACTTCGGGCGGCGCGCTGCTGGACAACCTCTATGCCCGGATCGCCCTGGGGATGGGGGATATCGGCGCGGGTGAGGCCGCCATCGCGCGGCTGACGGCGCTGTTTGCGCGTGAGGTGGGCGCCGGGACCCCGGTGACGGCAGTCGGCGCCCTGGTGCTGGCGGCCTACCCGCTCGTGGCCGGCACCATGGCCCCCTCGGCCGCTGCCGGCGAGACGGCGCCGCCGTCTCCCGCGCGGTTGCGCGCCCCCTTTGGCCGCCGGGTGCGGCCCGATCTTTTCTTCAGGGCCCACGCGCGATTCGACGCCCTGGCGCACGCCATCAAGATTCGCCTGGCCGAAAAGGGGCTGCGGGTCTATAAATCCGACGTGGCCGTCAAGTTGGCGGCCCAAGACGGCCGCCTCTCCACGGACGATCTGGGCAGCCTGATCCTGGGGCCGCCGGCGGCGGGAAGCGGCGAAAATGCTGCGGCCGATTTCTCCTGGCTGGACCTGGCCGACATTCTGGGCGGTGACGCGCTCCCCGAAGCGGATGCCGATGCGGGCGGCTGGCCGGTGGCCTGGTACTGGGAGTGGGACGAGGGGCTGGGGGATTACCTGCACGACCACGTCCGGGTGATCGACCGCGTGGTCGCCGGCCGGGAGGGGGATTTTTACGGCCGCACCCTGGAGCGCTGCCGCGGGCTGGTCCGGCGGGTGCGCCACTGCTTCGAGCTGCTCAAGCCCGAAGGCCTGAAGCTGCTGCGGCGCTGGGTGGAGGGCGATGAGTTCGACTACCGGGCCATGCTGGATTTCGCCATCGACCGCAAAATCGGCCTGATGCCCTCCGACCGCCTCTACATCAAGCGCATCAAGCAGCAGCGGGACGTGGCCGTGCTGCTCCTGGTGGACCTCTCGCGCTCCACCGCCAACACCGTCTACGGCTCCCGGGCCACGGTCCTCGAGGTGGAGCAGGAGGCCATCGTCCTTTTCTGCGAGGCCCTGGCGGTGGTGGGCGACGCCTTCGCCATCGCCGGCTTCTCGGGCACCGGGCGGCTGGGGGTCGACTATTGCCGCATCAAGGATTTTGACGAAGCGGTGACCGACGCGGTCCGCGGGCGGATCAACGCCATGGCGCCCCAGCGCAGCACCCGCATGGGTGCGGCCATCCGCCACGCCACCCGCCAGCTGGCCCAGGTGCCGGCCCGCGTGCGGCTCCTGATCATTCTGGGCGACGGCTTTCCCAACGACGTCAACTACAAAAAGGCCTACGCCATCGCCGATACCCGCCGGGCCATTTTCGAGGCCCGCTCCCGGGCCATCCACACCCACGCGATTACGGTCAACCTGGCCGCCGACCCCAATTTGGACGCGCTCTACGGCAATGTCCACCACAACGTCATCTCTGACGTGCGGGAGCTGCCTGACAAGCTGCTGCGCATTTACAGCGCCCTCACCCGCAGTTGAAAGGCGTCCCGGCGGGCTTATCTTTTTTTCACGCACCGAGACAATCGCCAGAGACGGGGGATTGCATGCAGATTCATGACGACATCTTCGAATGGGAAGGTTGGGGCGGCCTGCTGCGTCTGGCCAGCGGCCGCTGCCGTCTGCGGATCTACGATCTACGCAAGGGGGCCGGGGTCGCGCACCTGAAGCCGATTATCGTGGTCATCCAGGACGTCCCCGGCAGCCCCATGTCCATCCGCAGCTGCACCAGCCACATCGCCACCCGTGTCACCCAGGAGTTCGGCATCGACCCGAATCGGATGCTGTTTGTGGAGTACAACCCCGAGGTGGTCTACGGCCAAAACAACCAGAACGTGGTGCCCGAACGTCTCGACCAGGTGGAGTTCACCTGGCACGCGGACCGGGCCGTCCAGCCCCGCTGGCGGCCGCTGGCCTCCCCGCTGCGGGACCTGCTCAAGGAACTTCTGGGTGCGGAGCCCGGCACCCCCACCGAAACCCCCTGAAACGGCCGGTCGCCTCTGGCTTTGGATGGCCGCGCGGCGGCAGGCCCCCTGCGGAGACGGCGTCATGATCACCCAAGTTGAATTCGGCCGCATCACCATCGCCGGAAAGCGCTACGAGAGCGATCTGATCATCTTCCCTGACGGTCGGGTAACCCCCGGCTGGCGGCGAAAATCGGGCCACCGGTTGAGCTTTGCGGACCTCCGGCAGCTGGTCGAAGCGGCCCCCGCGCTGATCGTGGCCGGTACCGGCGTCTACGGCCGGATGGCGCCCGAGCCGACGCTTGCCGCCCGTCTGGCCGGCCTCGGAATCACCTTCAGGGCCGCGGCCAACCGGGAGGCTGCCGCGGACTTCAACCGCCATTGGCCGACCGGCCGCGTGGGCGGGTGCTTTCACCTGACCTGCTGAGGCGCGCCCCCTTCCCCTATACCCGTCCTGGAACCGGCACCCGAGGCGTGCCGGCGCCTGAAATTCGGCGCCGCGGGTCCACCCGCCGATGGCGCGTTCCTCCCACCCGACAGGGCCCCAAAGCCCCCCTGAAATCCCCGGCAATTGAATGCCGTTTGGGTCGTTGACACCTTCCGGCGCATTTGTTAGGAATTACTAGTTTGGACGGTTTCGCGGAACATCCGACGGTCATGGCGCGGCTTTGCAGATGGTCCCGCTTTTTTCCGCGATGCCGCAAGCTGCAGGTTTAACCCCAACGGAGAAGGAGAAATTCTATGAAGAAGGCGCTTTGCTTGTCGGCTGTCTTGTGTCTGATTGCAGGCGCGGCCTTTGCGGCCGATGCCGTCAAAATCGGGTTGATGTGCCCGCTGACCGGATCCTGGGCCAGTGAGGGCCAGGACATGAAACAGATCGTCGAGCTGCTGGCCGAGGAGGTAAACGCGGCCGGCGGCGTTCTCGGCCAGCAGATCACGGTCGTCACCGAAGACGACGGCGGCGACCCCCGCACCGCGGCCCTGGCCGCGCAGCGGCTGGCCACCCAGGGCATTGTGGCGGTGATCGGGACTTACGGCTCCTCGGTGACCGAGGCCTCCCAGAACATCTTCGACGAATCCAAGATCATCCAGGTGGCCAACGGTTCCACGGCCATCCGCCTCTCGGAAAAGGGCCTGAAATACTTCTTCCGGACTTCCCCCCGGGACGACGAGCAGGGCCGGGTGGCCGTCGACACCCTGGCGAAGATGGGGTTTGAAAAGATTGCCGTCCTGCACGACAACACCACCTACAGCAAGGGGCTGGCCGATGAGGCCAAGATGCTGCTGGACCAGAAGGGCGCCAACATCGTTTTTTTCGAAGCCATCACCCCCGGTGAGCGCGACTACAGCGCGATTCTCACCAAGCTGAAGGCCGCCGGCCCGGATGTGGTTTTTTTCACCGGCTACTATCCCGAAGCAGGCCTTTTTCTGCGTCAGAAAAAGGAGATGAACTGGGACGTGCCCTTCATCGGCGGCGACGCCACCAACAACCCGGACCTGGTCAAGATCGCCGGTAAAGATGCGGCCCAGGGGTTCCTCTTCCTCAGCCCCCCGGTCCCCCAGGACCTTCCTTCCCCTGAAGCCCAGCAGTTTCTGGCCAGCTACCAGAAAAAGTTCAACGCCACCCCCGGATCGGTCTGGGCGGTACTCTCCGGTGACGGGTTCCGGGTCGTGGTGGAGGCCATCAAGGCCACCGAATCCACCGACCCGGA carries:
- a CDS encoding sugar phosphate isomerase/epimerase; this translates as MLALSTSWCSSTLSDGPELVAVVARHGVAGVELDYRIGAKTFGPMPAALKRAGLTVVSVHNFCPHPADMARFSPSGDLLSLSDREKEIRRRAVALTARTLEIAAELEAGVVVLHCGRVAMEPEIPAWQRLFDTDQIRSECGREFAARKLAQRDRLKGPHLDALCFSLDSLLRLAERHGLRLGLENRVHFHELPGPEDFALLFEKFAGAPLGYWHDTGHAQRNAALGICTPQSLLAAGAKHLLGLHLHDARGLTDHLPLGSGEIDFGALKPFLAAGIPRVIELTPGTPEADVTTSIRYCHQNGLA
- a CDS encoding CbbQ/NirQ/NorQ/GpvN family protein; the encoded protein is MTASPQAAAFRIQTEPYYLPGGNEIPLFEAAYDARLPVILKGPTGCGKTRFVEFMAYRLARPLITVACHEDLFASDLIGRYLLKNDETVWVDGPLTLAVRIGAICYLDEIVEARKDTTVVIHPLSDNRRTLAIDKKGEILRAHPDFLLVLSYNPGYQSVLKDLKQSTRQRFVALDFDYPTADQEAEIVAREGAVELATAAKLVSLAGKIRNIREQGLTEGASTRLLIYAAQLMRRGVSVKQACRSAICLPLTDDEGLQETLYDLIEDIF
- a CDS encoding MTH938/NDUFAF3 family protein, with translation MITQVEFGRITIAGKRYESDLIIFPDGRVTPGWRRKSGHRLSFADLRQLVEAAPALIVAGTGVYGRMAPEPTLAARLAGLGITFRAAANREAAADFNRHWPTGRVGGCFHLTC
- a CDS encoding branched-chain amino acid ABC transporter substrate-binding protein, which translates into the protein MKKALCLSAVLCLIAGAAFAADAVKIGLMCPLTGSWASEGQDMKQIVELLAEEVNAAGGVLGQQITVVTEDDGGDPRTAALAAQRLATQGIVAVIGTYGSSVTEASQNIFDESKIIQVANGSTAIRLSEKGLKYFFRTSPRDDEQGRVAVDTLAKMGFEKIAVLHDNTTYSKGLADEAKMLLDQKGANIVFFEAITPGERDYSAILTKLKAAGPDVVFFTGYYPEAGLFLRQKKEMNWDVPFIGGDATNNPDLVKIAGKDAAQGFLFLSPPVPQDLPSPEAQQFLASYQKKFNATPGSVWAVLSGDGFRVVVEAIKATESTDPDKLADYLHNQLKDFPGLTGTISFNEKGDRVGDLYRVYEVDADGNFKLLP